Proteins co-encoded in one Montipora capricornis isolate CH-2021 chromosome 12, ASM3666992v2, whole genome shotgun sequence genomic window:
- the LOC138027255 gene encoding piggyBac transposable element-derived protein 4-like yields MASASRREIYSTEGVLPAISGDFDVDEDTLGMKEDEEFELDRQLGYYSDESSDEEIIGEQSTPTISVVVTDPVSTSSATSATSAGQLVASSSGSQILSPQVATTVQHTVAGPSSVSVRSSYPTPAATSAASCALPCAAPSAAPQRGKGKGKGGNGRRGKGPAARAPAARAGASADTPYLTYDDPDVGNPSQFPHPKFTPAREPGIHREGPFLRNSMVKPIDFFRLFFTREMVENIVLHTNTNAYIHIAAGGYKSYTRPDGSWQETTSDEIQRLIALLIYFGLVKVVGEVDKYWSTATLFHGLWARSIMPRLRFLALMGFLHIVDPLNEPAGNKLHKVEAFVQYFKTRCRVLHQPRQHVAIDERMVKSRHRSGIKQYIKDKPTKWGIKLWVLADSSNAYVQDFNIYIGKEAGREVSKHGLGYDVVMTLMHNYLDQGYHLFIDNFYTSMTLAKDLFDRGTLVTGTIIDSRRDFPASLKNGKVWGKGKPKGTMRWERDAPVLALQWVDNKVVSMITTSGNANETTQVSRKRKAGGTWSATDVQQPMVFHMYNQYMNAVDRSDQILATHNVQRKCMRWWKTLFFHLIDMAVVNSFILFKEQQRKFPDNEALRRPAKYSLASYREELIRNICDLPDVDKPPTNETVRPSTLGAFDVTHCPIFLDMKRQCVVCVREGRGRFFVYSSCSAPQCQGLHMHVTRGRNCWQVFHSRQFQDKFGK; encoded by the exons ATGGCGTCCGCTTCGAGAAGAGAGATTTACTCAACGGAAGGTGTTTTACCGGCGATTTCTGGCGATTTTGACGTCGACGAAGATACACTAGGGATGAAAGAAGATGAAGAGTTCGAATTGGATCGCCAGTTAGGCTATTATAGCGACGAATCGAG TGACGAAGAGATCATTGGGGAACAATCAACTCCTACGATAAGTGTAGTAGTAACTGATCCAGTTTCCACCTCTTCTGCAACTTCAGCAACATCTGCTGGGCAGTTGGTGGCCTCGAGCTCTGGTAGTCAGATACTGTCTCCTCAAGTGGCCACCACTGTACAGCACACTGTTGCTGGACCCTCTTCTGTTTCTGTCAGGTCATCTTATCCTACCCCTGCAGCAACTAGTGCTGCATCTTGCGCCCTCCCCTGCGCAGCGCCTTCCGCAGCCCCCCAAAGaggaaaagggaaaggaaaagGTGGAAACGGGAGAAGGGGGAAAGGTCCTGCAGCTCGTGCCCCTGCGGCCCGGGCAGGTGCAAGTGCTGACACCCCTTACCTCACTTATGATGATCCTGACGTGGGTAATCCCTCTCAATTTCCCCACCCCAAGTTCACTCCTGCTCGAGAACCCGGTATTCACCGTGAGGGACCGTTCCTCAGGAATAGCATGGTAAAACCTATAGATTTTTTCCGGCTATTCTTTACTAGGGAAATGGTCGAGAATATTGTTTTGCATACCAACACCAATGCTTACATCCATATTGCCGCTGGGGGTTACAAAAGTTACACCCGGCCGGATGGAAGCTGGCAGGAAACAACATCTGATGAAATCCAAAGGCTCATAGCTCTATTGATTTATTTTGGTCTAGTAAAAGTAGTGGGGGAAGTGGATAAATATTGGAGCACAGCTACTTTGTTCCACGGACTATGGGCTCGATCAATCATGCCCAGGTTGCGGTTCTTAGCCCTTATGGGTTTTCTGCACATCGTGGATCCCCTAAACGAGCCTGCTGGTAACAAGTTACATAAGGTAGAGGCatttgttcagtattttaaaacAAGATGCCGGGTCTTGCACCAGCCGAGGCAACATGTCGCCATTGATGAGCGCATGGTGAAGTCCCGACACAGGTCGGGCATCAAACAATATATCAAGGATAAGCCCACTAAGTGGGGCATAAAGTTATGGGTATTGGCCGATAGCTCCAATGCCTATGTTCAAGATTTCAATATCTACATAGGTAAGGAAGCAGGGCGGGAAGTTAGTAAGCATGGCCTTGGTTATGATGTTGTTATGACCCTAATGCATAACTATCTCGACCAGGGGTACCATTTGTTTATCGATAATTTCTATACGTCTATGACCCTTGCCAAAGACTTGTTTGACCGTGGAACACTTGTTACCGGTACAATTATAGATAGCAGAAGGGACTTCCCAGCAAGTCTGAAGAATGGCAAGGTGTGGGGCAAAGGTAAGCCTAAAGGAACTATGCGTTGGGAGAGGGATGCACCTGTGTTGGCATTGCAATGGGTTGACAACAAGGTTGTGTCAATGATTACTACCTCGGGAAATGCAAATGAGACCACACAGGTGAGCCGAAAGAGAAAGGCCGGTGGTACCTGGAGTGCCACTGATGTTCAGCAGCCCATGGTTTTCCACATGTACAATCAGTACATGAATGCCGTGGATCGATCAGATCAGATCCTGGCCACCCACAATGTACAGAGGAAGTGCATGAGGTGgtggaaaactttatttttccaTCTTATTGATATGGCTGTAGTGAATAGTTTCATCCTTTTCAAGGAACAACAACGCAAGTTCCCTGATAATGAAGCTCTTAGGCGACCTGCCAAATACTCATTGGCATCCTACAGGGAGGAGCTTATTCGTAACATTTGTGATCTCCCTGACGTAGATAAGCCCCCCACTAATGAAACAGTAAGGCCTAGTACCTTAGGTGCATTTGATGTAACTCACTGTCCAATTTTTTTGGACATGAAAAGGCAGTGTGTGGTGTGCGTGCGGGAGGGAAGGGGTCGCTTCTTTGTGTACTCCTCCTGCAGTGCACCACAGTGCCAGGGGTTACACATGCACGTCACAAGAGGACGAAACTGTTGGCAAGTGTTTCACTCTCGGCAGTTTCAAGACAAGTTTGGTAAATAA